A genome region from Cervus elaphus chromosome 18, mCerEla1.1, whole genome shotgun sequence includes the following:
- the SSBP1 gene encoding single-stranded DNA-binding protein, mitochondrial, whose protein sequence is MFRRPVVQVLRQFVRHESEVASSLVLERSLNRVQLLGRVGQDPVMRQVEGKNPVTIFSLATNEMWRSGENETYQMGDVSQKTTWHRISVFRPGLRDVAYQYVKKGSRIFVEGKVDYGEYTDKNNVRRQATTIIADNIIFLSDQMKEKP, encoded by the exons ATGTTTCGAAGACCTGTAGTACAG GTGCTTCGCCAGTTTGTAAGACATGAGTCTGAAGTAGCTAGCAGTTTGGTTCTCGAGAGAT CTCTGAATCGCGTGCAGTTGCTTGGTCGTGTAGGTCAGGACCCTGTCATGAGACAGGTAGAAGGAAAAAACCCAGTCACAATATTTTCCCTAGCAACAAATGAGATGTGGCGATCAGGGGAAAACGAAACCTACCAAATGG GTGATGTCAGTCAAAAGACAACATGGCATAGAATTTCAGTGTTCCGACCGGGCCTCAGAGACGTGGCGTATCAGTATGTGAAAAAGGG GTCTCGAATTTTTGTGGAAGGGAAAGTAGACTATGGTGAATATACGGATAAAAATAATGTGAGACGACAAGCAACAACAATTATAGCTG ATAATATTATATTTCTGAGTGACCAGATGAAAGAGAAGCCGTAG